Proteins encoded in a region of the Streptomyces sp. NBC_00513 genome:
- the trxB gene encoding thioredoxin-disulfide reductase: MSDVRNVIIIGSGPAGYTAALYTARASLNPLVFEGAVTAGGALMNTTEVENFPGFQDGIMGPDLMDNMRGQAERFGAELVPDDVVAVDLTGDIKTVTDTAGTVHRAKAVIVTTGSQHRKLGLPNEDTLSGRGVSWCATCDGFFFKDQDIAVVGGGDTAMEEATFLSRFAKSVTIVHRRDSLRASKTMQDRAFADPKVKFAWDSEVAEIHGEQKLSGLTLRNTKTGETSELPVTGLFIAVGHDPRTELFTGQLDLDDEGYLKVAAPSTRTNLTGVFGAGDVVDHTYRQAITAAGTGCSAALDAERFLAAVADAEKAHAAV, from the coding sequence GTGAGCGACGTACGAAACGTGATCATCATCGGCTCCGGGCCGGCCGGTTACACGGCCGCCCTGTACACCGCACGCGCTTCGCTCAACCCCTTGGTCTTCGAGGGCGCCGTCACCGCCGGCGGTGCGCTCATGAACACCACCGAGGTCGAGAACTTCCCCGGCTTCCAGGACGGCATCATGGGTCCTGACCTCATGGACAACATGCGCGGTCAGGCCGAGCGCTTCGGCGCCGAACTCGTGCCCGACGACGTCGTGGCCGTGGACCTCACCGGCGACATCAAGACCGTCACCGACACCGCCGGCACCGTCCACCGTGCCAAGGCCGTCATCGTCACCACCGGTTCCCAGCACCGCAAGCTCGGCCTGCCGAACGAGGACACCCTGTCCGGCCGCGGTGTCTCCTGGTGCGCCACCTGTGACGGGTTCTTCTTCAAGGACCAGGACATCGCCGTCGTCGGCGGCGGCGACACCGCGATGGAGGAGGCGACCTTCCTCTCCCGGTTCGCCAAGAGCGTCACCATCGTCCACCGTCGCGACAGCCTGCGCGCCTCCAAGACCATGCAGGACCGCGCCTTCGCCGACCCGAAGGTCAAGTTCGCCTGGGACAGCGAGGTCGCCGAGATCCACGGCGAGCAGAAGCTCTCCGGTCTCACCCTGCGCAACACCAAGACCGGTGAGACCTCCGAGCTGCCCGTGACCGGCCTCTTCATCGCCGTCGGCCACGACCCGCGTACCGAGCTGTTCACGGGGCAGTTGGACCTGGACGACGAGGGCTACCTCAAGGTCGCCGCGCCGTCCACGCGCACCAACCTCACCGGTGTCTTCGGCGCCGGCGACGTCGTGGACCACACCTACCGTCAGGCGATCACCGCCGCCGGCACCGGCTGCTCGGCCGCCCTCGACGCGGAGCGCTTCCTCGCCGCGGTGGCGGACGCCGAGAAGGCCCACGCGGCCGTCTGA
- a CDS encoding anti-sigma factor produces MSPTTGTIRHPDVSEISDLTEGLLSPSRAVEVRRHLDTCALCADVRASLEEIRALLGTLPGPARMPSDVAGRIDAALAAEALLGSTAHHAEPRPAQAPDSDSDVSRETSPSRVPGSEARRPGGHPTGPTGPGRRRARRRIAVIAGLAGAAACALGILLVNGLDGTRPQSTAGRSDAATSTSRPDEGTYTAQGLQESVRQLLASGKQDPGVQGEKNNTYGMENAPPSGVAPSDRRAAPVPPCVRAATGRPDTPIATERGTYRGTDVYLVVLPHPGDPARADAYLVDAGCGGETAPAAPEKPLLTRTYPRT; encoded by the coding sequence GTGAGCCCCACAACCGGCACGATCCGGCACCCGGACGTCTCGGAGATCTCCGACCTGACCGAAGGGCTGCTCTCGCCGTCGCGCGCCGTCGAGGTACGCCGGCACCTCGACACGTGTGCCCTGTGCGCCGATGTGCGTGCCTCCCTTGAGGAAATCCGCGCCCTGCTCGGCACCCTTCCCGGCCCCGCCCGGATGCCGTCCGACGTCGCGGGCCGGATCGACGCCGCTCTCGCCGCCGAAGCGCTGCTCGGGTCCACCGCGCACCACGCCGAGCCCCGGCCCGCTCAGGCGCCCGACAGCGACAGCGATGTTTCACGTGAAACATCGCCCTCCCGAGTCCCCGGATCCGAGGCCCGCCGACCCGGTGGTCACCCGACCGGCCCAACCGGCCCCGGGCGTCGCCGCGCCCGCCGCCGGATCGCGGTCATCGCCGGGCTGGCCGGAGCGGCGGCCTGCGCTCTCGGAATCCTCCTCGTCAACGGGCTCGACGGCACGCGTCCCCAGAGCACCGCCGGTCGCAGCGACGCGGCGACCTCGACCAGCAGGCCCGACGAGGGCACCTACACGGCGCAGGGGCTCCAGGAGAGCGTCCGGCAACTGCTCGCCTCGGGGAAGCAAGACCCGGGCGTGCAGGGGGAGAAGAACAACACGTACGGAATGGAGAACGCTCCTCCTTCCGGGGTGGCGCCCTCCGACCGGCGGGCCGCGCCGGTCCCCCCGTGCGTGCGGGCCGCCACCGGCCGGCCGGACACCCCGATCGCCACCGAACGCGGCACCTACCGGGGCACCGACGTGTACCTAGTCGTCCTTCCGCACCCCGGTGACCCCGCCAGGGCGGACGCCTATCTGGTCGACGCCGGCTGTGGTGGTGAAACCGCTCCGGCAGCCCCGGAGAAGCCCCTCCTGACCAGGACCTACCCGCGGACCTGA
- the sigM gene encoding RNA polymerase sigma factor SigM, whose protein sequence is MTHEATADGHSDQELLALHVDGDPDAFGELVRRHRDRLWAVALRTLGDREEAADAVQDALVSAYRAAHTFRGDSAVTTWLHRITVNACLDRARKAATRKTSPLDDTERLERLLEPHESAEAPAERQDLHRELLAALGTLPADQRAALVLVDMQGYPVAEAARLLDVPTGTVKSRCARGRAKLVPMLTHLRTNAGDNTATERGRNRTPGPSVPPAADPRHPDPDAVKGGGGRP, encoded by the coding sequence GTGACGCACGAAGCAACGGCCGACGGCCACAGCGACCAGGAACTGCTGGCCCTGCACGTCGACGGGGACCCCGACGCCTTCGGCGAACTCGTACGCCGTCACCGCGACCGCTTGTGGGCCGTCGCCCTGCGCACCCTCGGTGACCGCGAGGAGGCGGCCGACGCCGTGCAGGACGCCCTGGTCTCCGCCTACCGGGCCGCCCACACGTTCCGGGGTGACTCGGCGGTCACGACCTGGCTGCACCGGATCACCGTGAACGCCTGCCTCGACCGCGCCCGCAAGGCGGCCACCCGCAAGACCTCCCCGCTCGACGACACGGAGCGGCTGGAGCGGCTCCTGGAGCCCCACGAGTCCGCGGAGGCCCCCGCGGAGCGCCAGGACCTCCATCGCGAGCTACTGGCCGCCCTCGGCACCCTCCCGGCCGATCAGAGGGCCGCGCTGGTCCTCGTCGACATGCAGGGATACCCCGTCGCCGAAGCCGCCCGCCTGCTCGACGTGCCGACCGGCACCGTGAAGAGCCGCTGTGCGCGGGGCCGGGCGAAACTCGTTCCGATGCTCACTCATCTGCGCACGAATGCCGGGGATAACACCGCCACCGAGCGGGGAAGGAACCGGACGCCGGGCCCATCCGTCCCACCAGCGGCAGACCCCCGGCATCCAGACCCAGACGCAGTGAAGGGCGGAGGTGGACGTCCGTGA
- a CDS encoding protein kinase family protein, with product MAERSTAAVDVADNGGDEPSAAEAAKATADGVDTQNGRAADGSMPETDGERINPAPAPVAAPELHSGHKLARRYRLEECVTRLDGFSSWRAMDEKLRRAVGVHLLPADHPRARAVLAAARSSALLGDPRFVQVLDAVEENDLVYVVHEWLPDATELTSILALGPLEAHEAYQLVSQVSQAMTAAHREGLAHLRLTPSAILRTSSGQYRIRGLAVNAALRGITSDTPQQADTEAVGALLYAALTQRWPYENDAYGLAGLPKGVGLIAPDQVRAGVHRGLGELAMRALANDGATASRQEPAFTTPEELAKAVAAMPRIRPPEPAFTAPPEYQQTTYQQGSYGRPTPMGLPTVQSHSVTPPPPPLQSRTGRALKWSVAALLIVALGLGSWQLADTLLDRINRGGNSGGETNTQTDSTDDTPKKPEPGKPLSISDARVIAPGGDAVKPEDAGKTVDGDPDSAWITPRYVGSANFGNLDNRKNGSGIIVDLGSVRNVTGVDLDLYAAGQRIQVRAAAPDASSPDSFSDFTQPVTKLEKAGKKLQSTLEKPVRARYLLVHVTELPPESSGDYRGGINEIKILGTTS from the coding sequence GTGGCGGAACGTAGTACAGCTGCCGTCGACGTGGCCGACAACGGCGGCGACGAGCCGTCGGCCGCAGAAGCGGCCAAGGCCACGGCCGACGGGGTGGACACGCAGAACGGACGAGCCGCGGACGGTTCCATGCCCGAAACGGATGGCGAACGCATCAACCCGGCCCCGGCCCCGGTGGCCGCTCCCGAACTCCACAGCGGTCACAAGCTCGCCAGACGCTACCGGCTGGAGGAGTGCGTCACCCGTCTGGACGGATTCAGCAGTTGGCGCGCGATGGACGAGAAGCTCCGCCGCGCGGTGGGCGTCCACCTGCTGCCCGCCGACCACCCCCGGGCGCGGGCCGTGCTGGCCGCCGCCCGCTCCTCCGCCCTGCTCGGTGACCCCCGGTTCGTCCAGGTCCTCGACGCCGTGGAGGAGAACGACCTGGTCTACGTCGTCCACGAGTGGCTGCCCGACGCCACCGAGCTGACCTCGATCCTCGCCCTGGGGCCGCTTGAGGCCCACGAGGCCTACCAGCTGGTCAGCCAGGTCTCCCAGGCCATGACGGCCGCGCACCGCGAGGGTCTGGCCCATCTGCGGCTGACGCCCAGCGCGATACTCCGCACCTCCTCGGGCCAGTACCGGATCCGCGGGCTGGCCGTGAACGCCGCCCTGCGCGGCATCACCAGCGACACCCCGCAGCAGGCCGACACCGAGGCCGTGGGCGCGCTCCTGTACGCCGCCCTCACCCAGCGCTGGCCGTACGAGAACGACGCGTACGGCCTCGCGGGCCTGCCCAAGGGCGTCGGCCTGATCGCTCCCGATCAGGTGCGCGCCGGCGTCCACCGGGGCCTCGGCGAACTCGCCATGCGGGCCCTCGCCAACGACGGGGCCACGGCCTCTCGCCAGGAGCCCGCCTTCACCACCCCGGAGGAGCTGGCCAAGGCGGTCGCGGCGATGCCCCGCATCCGGCCGCCGGAGCCCGCCTTCACGGCGCCGCCCGAGTACCAGCAGACCACCTACCAGCAGGGCAGCTACGGACGGCCCACGCCCATGGGCCTGCCGACCGTCCAGAGCCACTCCGTCACGCCCCCGCCGCCCCCGTTGCAGAGCCGCACCGGCCGCGCCCTCAAGTGGAGCGTCGCCGCCCTGCTGATCGTCGCGCTCGGTCTGGGCAGTTGGCAGCTCGCCGACACCCTCCTGGACCGCATCAACCGGGGCGGCAACAGCGGCGGCGAGACCAACACGCAGACGGACTCGACGGACGACACCCCGAAGAAGCCGGAACCCGGCAAACCACTGTCCATCTCGGACGCCCGCGTGATCGCCCCCGGCGGGGACGCGGTGAAGCCGGAGGACGCCGGCAAGACCGTCGACGGCGACCCCGATTCCGCCTGGATCACCCCCCGATACGTGGGCTCCGCCAACTTCGGCAACCTGGACAACCGCAAGAACGGCAGCGGCATCATCGTCGACCTGGGCAGCGTCCGGAACGTCACCGGTGTCGACCTGGACCTCTACGCGGCCGGCCAGCGGATCCAGGTCCGCGCCGCGGCCCCCGACGCCTCGTCGCCCGATTCGTTCTCCGACTTCACCCAGCCGGTCACCAAGCTGGAGAAGGCCGGGAAGAAGCTTCAGAGCACCCTGGAGAAGCCGGTCCGGGCCCGCTACCTGCTGGTCCACGTCACCGAACTTCCGCCCGAGAGTTCCGGCGACTACCGGGGCGGCATCAACGAGATCAAGATCCTCGGTACGACCTCCTGA
- the murJ gene encoding murein biosynthesis integral membrane protein MurJ → MNAPYDGDRAQGTGGPSPAQGAAPGTPVPGQVPPPAPAPDHDPYVQDAYDYDPYRSQDLSAQDPVIEVMYDRASHPPPPPGTYQEAGPLYAAPQAPSHGPDPRVWAQTPPPEPDGPSRHMPYGDHATTTRFVGVDSLVTETADDQPAPDAFAHLYRDQEAAPRTVTEEAPVATPAPTKPAGKASGLLKSSALMAAGTIVSRITGFLRTLVIGGAIGVVTLNDTYQVANTLPTMIYVLVGGGALNAVFIPQLVRAMKNDEDGGEAYANRLLTLVVVLLGAVTVICVLAAPVFITMMSPTIADNPDRMDVAVSFAHYCLPTMFFMGVHVVLGQILNARGRFGAMMWTPVLNNVVVIATFGAFIWAFGGFTSTGMNEAGITPEGVRLLGLGTLLGLVVQSLAMIPYLRDAGFRPRLRFDWKGHGLGKAAGLAKWTFFFVLANQIGLVVVTQLATWAGEVAAKQGHGGTGITGYNYALLLWQMPQAIITVSVMTAVLPRISRSAHDGDAAAVRDDISYGLRTSAVAIVPCAFAFLALGVPMATLLYAGSGADDAQNIGFILMAFGLGLIPYSVQYVVLRGFYAYEDTRTPFYNTVIVAAVNAGVSVIAFLVLPERWAVVGMAAAYGLGYAVGVGVAWRRLRTRLGGDLDGAHVMRTYTRLIGACVPAAVVAGAVAYGVTQLLGNGAGGSLAALVTGFIALAAVFLVAAKRMRVEELNSMVGMIRGRLGR, encoded by the coding sequence ATGAACGCGCCGTACGACGGTGACCGCGCGCAGGGCACTGGTGGGCCGTCGCCCGCGCAGGGCGCTGCTCCGGGTACCCCGGTGCCCGGGCAGGTCCCTCCGCCCGCACCCGCGCCGGATCACGACCCGTATGTCCAGGATGCCTACGACTACGACCCGTACCGGTCCCAGGACCTGTCCGCACAGGACCCGGTCATCGAGGTCATGTACGACCGGGCCTCTCACCCCCCGCCGCCGCCGGGTACCTACCAGGAGGCAGGACCGCTCTACGCGGCCCCGCAGGCGCCCTCCCACGGCCCGGATCCGCGTGTCTGGGCCCAGACCCCGCCGCCCGAGCCGGACGGTCCGTCCCGCCACATGCCGTACGGGGACCACGCCACGACCACCCGCTTCGTCGGTGTGGACTCGCTCGTGACCGAGACCGCGGACGACCAGCCGGCACCCGACGCCTTCGCGCACCTCTACCGGGACCAGGAAGCCGCCCCGCGGACGGTCACCGAGGAGGCGCCCGTCGCCACCCCGGCACCGACCAAGCCCGCCGGGAAGGCCTCCGGCCTGCTCAAGTCCAGCGCGCTGATGGCCGCCGGCACGATCGTCTCCCGCATCACCGGCTTCCTGCGCACGCTCGTGATCGGCGGCGCCATCGGCGTCGTCACCCTGAACGACACCTACCAGGTCGCCAACACGCTGCCGACGATGATCTACGTCCTCGTCGGCGGCGGTGCGCTGAACGCCGTCTTCATCCCGCAGCTCGTCCGCGCGATGAAGAACGACGAGGACGGCGGGGAGGCGTACGCCAACCGGCTGCTGACCCTGGTCGTGGTCCTGCTGGGCGCGGTCACCGTCATCTGCGTGCTCGCGGCCCCGGTGTTCATCACGATGATGTCGCCGACGATCGCCGACAACCCGGACCGGATGGACGTCGCGGTCTCCTTCGCCCACTACTGCCTGCCCACCATGTTCTTCATGGGCGTGCACGTGGTCCTCGGTCAGATCCTCAACGCCCGCGGTCGGTTCGGCGCGATGATGTGGACGCCGGTCCTCAACAACGTCGTCGTCATCGCCACGTTCGGCGCCTTCATCTGGGCGTTCGGCGGGTTCACCTCCACCGGCATGAACGAAGCCGGCATCACCCCCGAGGGCGTGCGCCTGCTGGGGCTGGGCACCCTGCTCGGCCTCGTGGTCCAGTCCCTCGCGATGATTCCGTACCTGCGCGACGCCGGCTTCAGGCCGCGCCTGCGCTTCGACTGGAAGGGCCACGGTCTGGGCAAGGCCGCGGGCCTGGCCAAGTGGACGTTCTTCTTCGTCCTCGCCAACCAGATCGGTCTCGTCGTCGTCACCCAGCTCGCCACCTGGGCGGGCGAGGTCGCCGCCAAGCAGGGCCACGGCGGTACCGGCATCACCGGCTACAACTACGCGCTGCTGCTGTGGCAGATGCCCCAGGCCATCATCACCGTCTCGGTCATGACCGCGGTCCTGCCGCGCATCTCCCGTTCCGCCCACGACGGCGACGCCGCCGCGGTCCGCGACGACATCTCCTACGGTCTGCGCACCTCAGCCGTCGCGATCGTGCCCTGTGCCTTCGCGTTCCTCGCGCTCGGTGTCCCGATGGCCACGCTGCTCTACGCCGGCTCCGGCGCGGACGACGCCCAGAACATCGGCTTCATCCTCATGGCCTTCGGCCTGGGCCTGATCCCGTACTCCGTGCAGTACGTCGTCCTGCGTGGCTTCTACGCCTACGAGGACACCCGCACGCCCTTCTACAACACGGTCATCGTCGCCGCCGTGAACGCGGGCGTCTCCGTCATCGCCTTCCTGGTCCTCCCCGAGCGCTGGGCCGTCGTCGGCATGGCCGCCGCCTACGGCCTCGGCTACGCGGTCGGTGTCGGCGTGGCCTGGCGCCGACTGCGCACCCGGCTCGGCGGCGATCTCGACGGTGCCCACGTGATGCGCACCTACACCCGTCTCATCGGAGCCTGTGTCCCCGCGGCCGTCGTGGCGGGCGCCGTGGCGTACGGGGTCACCCAGTTGCTGGGGAACGGAGCCGGCGGTTCCCTCGCGGCGCTGGTCACCGGCTTCATCGCCCTGGCCGCCGTCTTCCTCGTCGCCGCGAAGCGGATGCGCGTCGAAGAGCTGAACTCGATGGTCGGAATGATCCGCGGACGTTTGGGTCGCTGA
- a CDS encoding DUF6049 family protein, whose protein sequence is MAEAAEIQGAVPAPARRRWLRRAVVMLAGTPVLAALVYAPAPPAQAAESPVDVQLSEVAPSAPVKTDTLTISGTVVNNGNEPIKGAHVGLRVGPVVGDRSAIDDVADRSGFRPGTDPAEIDPAFAVKIDSLPSKVSREFTIKVPVNKLDLGKDGVYQLGVSVSGETSGRPYEQVLGIQRTFLPWQPEAAAKRSNLTYAWPLISTTRVTAETGSDETQTPVFIDDSLAAELGPAGRLGQMVSLGKDLPITWVIDPDLLYTVDAMAKGYRIRNPDPAGKPVQGKNKAVAEKWLSDLETAVQGKKVVALPFADPDIASLAHHGKDVSGTLGQLRPATDKAKQAVETVLHVTPSTDFSWPVDGAIDPSIVNVATSAGAHNVLTRSDSLQENGSLGYTPSAARPIGAGTTAVVADAQLSTAFQGDMLSAGNSTLAVQRFLAHTLALNLQNTEEQRSFVVTPQRMPSVSQVGTMAAALRGLQNGRWAQPSDLEAAAAAKPDPGAATQVPGAGQYPESLSKQELPVSAFEKIRTTQNTLDHFKVILAAPERVEIPFGNTTNREMSTSWRGRPEEARVYRDQVQEYLIGLTEKVKVIPKSDATLSGHSATIPVSVQNSLVQDVHNLVLRVRSANPTRLMFDDSGVAEQEVTVQADHSQTLKFTANATASGPVEVTAQLFTKQGVPYGKERKFTVEATEVTPTVMLVIAGGVLLLVLAGIKMYASRKRVAARTAAEESTQPSDESPDTEPQSAGGSGAGETVDR, encoded by the coding sequence GTGGCCGAGGCGGCAGAAATCCAGGGGGCGGTTCCGGCTCCTGCCCGGCGCCGCTGGCTGCGGCGGGCAGTCGTCATGCTCGCCGGGACACCGGTCCTGGCCGCTCTGGTCTATGCCCCCGCCCCGCCGGCCCAGGCGGCCGAGTCGCCCGTGGACGTCCAGCTGAGCGAGGTGGCACCCAGCGCTCCGGTCAAGACCGACACGCTGACCATTTCGGGCACCGTGGTGAACAACGGCAACGAACCGATCAAGGGCGCACACGTCGGTCTGCGGGTCGGTCCCGTCGTCGGTGACCGCTCGGCGATCGACGACGTCGCGGACCGCAGTGGGTTCCGGCCCGGCACCGATCCGGCCGAGATCGACCCCGCCTTCGCCGTGAAGATCGACTCGCTGCCGTCCAAGGTCAGCCGGGAATTCACGATCAAGGTCCCGGTCAACAAGCTGGACCTGGGCAAGGACGGCGTGTACCAGCTCGGCGTCTCCGTGTCCGGGGAGACCTCCGGCCGCCCGTACGAGCAGGTCCTGGGCATTCAGCGGACCTTCCTCCCGTGGCAGCCCGAAGCCGCGGCCAAGCGCTCCAACCTCACGTACGCGTGGCCGTTGATCTCCACCACCCGTGTGACGGCGGAGACCGGCTCGGACGAGACACAGACCCCGGTCTTCATCGACGACTCCCTCGCGGCCGAGCTGGGACCCGCCGGCCGGCTCGGGCAGATGGTCTCGCTCGGCAAGGACCTCCCCATCACCTGGGTCATCGATCCCGACCTGCTCTACACGGTCGACGCGATGGCCAAGGGTTACCGGATCCGCAATCCCGATCCTGCCGGGAAGCCCGTCCAGGGCAAGAACAAGGCCGTCGCGGAGAAGTGGCTGAGCGATCTCGAAACCGCGGTGCAGGGCAAGAAGGTCGTCGCGCTGCCCTTCGCCGACCCCGACATCGCCTCCCTCGCCCACCACGGCAAGGACGTGTCCGGCACCCTGGGCCAGCTGAGGCCGGCCACCGACAAGGCGAAGCAGGCCGTCGAGACGGTCCTGCACGTCACCCCGTCCACCGACTTCTCCTGGCCCGTGGACGGTGCCATCGACCCCTCGATCGTCAATGTCGCCACCTCGGCCGGTGCGCACAACGTGCTCACCCGCAGCGACAGCCTCCAGGAGAACGGCTCCCTCGGCTACACGCCCTCGGCCGCCCGCCCCATCGGCGCGGGCACCACGGCCGTCGTCGCCGACGCCCAGCTCTCCACCGCCTTCCAGGGCGACATGCTCAGCGCCGGGAACTCCACGCTCGCCGTGCAGCGGTTCCTCGCCCACACCCTGGCCCTCAACCTCCAGAACACCGAAGAACAGCGCAGCTTCGTCGTCACCCCGCAGCGGATGCCGTCCGTCAGCCAGGTGGGAACGATGGCCGCGGCCCTGCGCGGGCTCCAGAACGGACGCTGGGCCCAGCCCTCCGACCTGGAGGCCGCCGCGGCCGCCAAGCCCGACCCGGGCGCGGCCACGCAGGTCCCGGGCGCCGGCCAGTACCCGGAGTCCCTGAGCAAGCAGGAGCTGCCGGTCTCGGCGTTCGAGAAGATCCGCACCACGCAGAACACCCTCGACCACTTCAAGGTCATCCTGGCGGCGCCGGAACGCGTGGAGATCCCCTTCGGGAACACCACCAACCGGGAGATGTCCACGTCCTGGCGGGGTCGCCCCGAGGAGGCCCGCGTGTACCGGGACCAGGTGCAGGAGTACCTGATCGGCCTGACCGAGAAGGTCAAGGTCATCCCCAAGTCGGACGCCACGCTGTCCGGACACAGCGCGACCATCCCGGTCAGTGTCCAGAACAGCCTGGTCCAGGACGTCCACAACCTGGTCCTGCGGGTGCGGTCGGCCAATCCCACCCGCCTGATGTTCGACGACAGCGGTGTCGCCGAGCAGGAGGTCACCGTCCAGGCCGACCACAGTCAGACGCTGAAGTTCACCGCCAACGCGACCGCGAGTGGTCCCGTGGAGGTCACCGCGCAGCTCTTCACCAAGCAGGGCGTTCCCTACGGCAAGGAGCGCAAGTTCACCGTCGAGGCGACCGAGGTCACCCCCACCGTGATGCTCGTCATCGCAGGTGGTGTGCTTCTCCTCGTACTGGCCGGCATCAAGATGTACGCCAGTCGCAAGCGCGTCGCGGCCCGTACCGCGGCCGAGGAGAGCACGCAGCCGAGTGACGAGTCCCCGGACACCGAACCGCAAAGCGCCGGCGGGTCCGGCGCGGGTGAGACAGTGGACCGTTGA
- a CDS encoding CCA tRNA nucleotidyltransferase — translation MPNANEDSPSALSQVQSRAVSELLRVAPVADELGRRFQEAGFRLALVGGSVRDALLGRLGNDLDFTTDARPEDVLKIIRPWADSVWDVGIAFGTVGAQKLGFQIEVTTYRSESYDRTSRKPEVSYGDSIEEDLVRRDFTVNAMAVALPEKVFVDPHGGLEDLREGVLRTPGTPEDSFSDDPLRMLRAARFAAQLDFEVAPEVVAAMKEMSERIEIVSAERVQGELNKLLLSAHPRKGLGLLVDTGLADRVLPELPALRLESDEHHRHKDVYDHSLIVLEQAIDLEEDGPDLVLRLAALLHDIGKPRTRRFEGDGRVSFHHHEVVGAKMTKKRMTALKYSNDMIKDVSRLVELHLRFHGYGDGEWTDSAVRRYVRDAGPLLERLHKLTRSDCTTRNKRKANALSRTYDGLEERIAQLQEQEQLDSIRPDLDGNEIQQVLGVGPGPVIGKAYAFLLELRLENGPMERDAAVTALKEWWAGQA, via the coding sequence GTGCCGAACGCCAATGAAGACAGCCCCAGTGCCCTGAGTCAGGTGCAGAGCCGCGCGGTCAGTGAACTGCTGCGGGTCGCCCCTGTCGCCGACGAACTCGGCCGCCGATTCCAGGAGGCCGGCTTCCGCCTGGCCCTGGTCGGAGGGTCCGTTCGGGATGCGCTGCTCGGGCGTCTCGGCAACGATCTCGATTTCACCACCGATGCCCGCCCCGAGGACGTCCTGAAGATCATCAGGCCGTGGGCCGACTCGGTCTGGGACGTGGGCATCGCCTTCGGCACCGTGGGAGCGCAGAAACTGGGCTTCCAGATCGAGGTGACCACCTACCGCTCGGAGTCGTACGACCGGACCTCGCGCAAGCCCGAGGTTTCCTACGGCGACTCGATCGAGGAGGATCTGGTCCGCCGGGACTTCACGGTGAACGCCATGGCGGTCGCGCTGCCCGAGAAGGTGTTCGTGGACCCGCACGGCGGCCTGGAGGACCTCCGGGAGGGCGTTCTGCGCACCCCCGGCACTCCGGAGGATTCCTTCTCGGACGACCCCCTGCGCATGTTGCGTGCGGCCCGGTTCGCGGCGCAGCTCGACTTCGAGGTCGCTCCGGAGGTCGTGGCGGCGATGAAGGAGATGTCCGAGCGGATCGAGATCGTCTCGGCGGAGCGGGTACAGGGCGAGCTGAACAAGCTGCTGCTGTCCGCACACCCCCGCAAGGGCCTGGGTCTGCTCGTGGACACCGGGCTGGCGGACCGGGTGCTCCCCGAGCTGCCCGCCCTGCGGCTGGAGAGTGACGAGCACCACCGTCACAAGGACGTCTACGACCACTCGCTGATCGTGCTGGAACAGGCGATCGACCTGGAGGAGGACGGCCCGGACCTCGTTCTGCGTCTGGCCGCCCTGCTGCACGACATCGGCAAGCCGCGCACCCGCCGGTTCGAGGGCGACGGTCGGGTCTCCTTCCACCACCACGAGGTGGTCGGAGCGAAGATGACCAAGAAGCGCATGACCGCGCTGAAGTACTCGAACGACATGATCAAGGACGTGTCCCGGCTCGTGGAGCTGCACCTGCGCTTCCACGGTTACGGGGACGGGGAGTGGACCGACTCGGCCGTGCGGCGCTACGTACGCGATGCCGGTCCCCTGCTGGAGCGGCTGCACAAGCTGACCCGGTCGGACTGCACCACCCGGAACAAGCGCAAGGCCAACGCGCTCTCCCGCACCTACGACGGTCTGGAGGAGCGCATCGCGCAGCTCCAGGAGCAGGAGCAACTGGACTCGATCCGGCCCGACCTGGACGGCAACGAGATCCAGCAGGTGCTGGGTGTCGGTCCCGGGCCGGTGATCGGCAAGGCCTACGCGTTCCTGTTGGAGCTGCGGCTGGAGAACGGACCGATGGAGCGTGACGCCGCCGTCACGGCTCTCAAGGAGTGGTGGGCCGGCCAGGCCTGA